Proteins encoded in a region of the Oscarella lobularis chromosome 5, ooOscLobu1.1, whole genome shotgun sequence genome:
- the LOC136186956 gene encoding rasGAP-activating-like protein 1 — protein sequence MAHTTLLYLKVSEGKNLPVKDLSGSSDPFCVVRIDNEDVARTPTVWRNLNPFWGEEYTLRLPGTFHNVSVYVYDEDALSKNDPIGKVLLEKNALLANPKGDEKWLKLSPIRKESEVHGEIDIKVTLVDKKEPAVLQVFVGAARELAAKDTSGTSDPFLEIVLGDKKHTTSTQKRTLFPRWNQQFNFPVSLPLDTSQKLEFTLWDWDRLCKNDFMGQFEISFVNLEAKRSYRAWHQLQPRKTSSSAEEDPNLGSIRLTVRCTETIILSTTFYDPLKKLLVDAADKIAWEKEEDGGGASVYDVIEEAARTNLNEIATNLVKFYLGANMITTYLEGICQRDIDACDHPATLFRGNSLGTKSVDQFMKVVGTPFLCQVVKPVICSIFEENKLCEIDSSKLDGKDKESVLTTSESLLRGYVSSIMNSMLKSVNSCPKSMRVVFKQLFNNVTAKFATEDKNMGYLAISSFLFLRYFTAAVLSPKLFGLHPTHPGQRPARTLTLIAKVMQKIGNFASSVNSKEQYMASLEPFIAENIPKFRAYIDDLISLDADKGTFILPKRAILSSTTPMLSGYLRKRRAESLTGRLAGSKLANPFKTRYFWLSQIALAYGKTDKDERRKSIDIQSVCAVERLDATALNRKHVIQVLEKNPSDSAVTKTICIQMKDVNELNEWLSAIRKACLLNRKMLEFYHPGLYRNNKWSCCREAIKGIRGCSRVHSAVLSDWRDPLDPEAELELIYLQLRFGVEVAEKKCSDAEPAVRDVVQVVRDLEGEHRKQKARSGGSIAVENAYGL from the exons ATGGCCCACACAACACTTCTCTATTTGAAAGTCAGCGAAGGAAAGAATTTGCCCGTGAAAGATCT AAGCGGATCGAGCGATCCATTCTGCGTCGTTCGAATTGACAACGAAGACGTGGCGAG AACGCCAACCGTGTGGCGAAACCTCAATCCCTTCTGGGGCGAGGAGTATACGCTTCGTCTACCAGGAACGTTTCACAACGTCTCCGTTTACGTttacgacgaagacgcgctTAG CAAGAACGATCCTATAGGAAAGGTGCTGTTGGAAAAGAACGCTTTGCTTGCCAATCCCAAAG GCGATGAAAAGTGGTTGAAGCTGTCGCCGATTCGAAAAGAGAGCGAAGTTCACGGAGAAATCGACATCAAAGTCACTCTAGTCGACAAG AAAGAGCCGGCAGTCCTACAAGTCTTTGTGGGCGCAGCCAG AGAATTGGCGGCGAAAGATACGTCGGGAACTTCGGATCCTTTTCTGGAGATCGTTCTCGGCGACAAAAAGCACACGACGTcg ACGCAGAAGAGAACGCTGTTTCCGCGCTGGAACCAACAGTTCAATTTCCCCGTCTCCTTGCCTCTCGATACGTCGCAGAAACTCGAATTCACTCTATGGGATTGGGATCGATTGTGCAAAAACGATTTCATGGGCCAG TTTGAAATCTCCTTTGTGAATCTCGAGGCGAAGCGATCGTATCGCGCGTGGCATCAACTCCAGCCGAGAAAAACTTCGTCTTCCGCGGAGGA GGATCCCAATTTGGGTTCGATTCGATTGACAGTCCGTTGCACGGAAACGATAATTCTCTCCACGACTTTCTACGATCCTCTAAAAAAGttactcgtcgacgccgccgacaaaATCGCCtgggagaaggaggaagacggcggcggcgcgtccGTCTATGATGTCATCGAGGAGGCGGCGCGCACAAATCTGAATGAAATTGCGACGAATTTAGTCAAATTCTATCTCGGCGCGAATATGATCACGACGTACTTGGAGGGCATTTGTCAGCGAGATATCGACGCTTGTG ATCATCCGGCTACTCTGTTTCGTGGAAATAGTTTGGGAACGAAATCGGTGGATCAGTTTATGAAG gttgttGGCACGCCGTTTCTTTGCCAAGTTGTAAAACCGGTCATCTGCTCGATATTTGAAGAAAACAAGCTCTGCGAAATCGATTCGTCCAAATTGGAcggcaaagacaaagaaag CGTTTTGACAACGAGCGAATCGCTTCTTCGCGGCTACGTTTCGTCTATTATGAACTCGATGCTCAAATCGGTCAACAGTTGTCCCAAAAGCATGCGAGTTGTCTTCAAGCAGCTCTTCAACAACGTCACGGCCAAGTTCGCTACAGAAGACAAG AACATGGGCTACCTTGCCATCAGCAGTTTTCTGTTTTTGCGCTATTTCACCGCCGCCGTTCTCTCGCCGAAACTTTTCGGCTTGCATCCCACGCACCCTGGTCAGAGACCGGCACGAACTCTCACTCTCATCGCCAAG GTCATGCAGAAGATAGGAAATTTTGCGTCGAGCGTCAACTCCAAAGAACAATACATGGCTTCTCTCGAACCGTTTATTGCCGAGAACATTCCGAAGTTTCGCGCTTACATAGACGACCTAATTAGTCTTGACGCTGACAAGG GCACTTTTATTCTGCCGAAACGGGCCATCTTGAGTTCGACGACTCCCATGCTCTCCGGCTATCTTCGCAAACGACGAGCGGAAAGTCTGACTGGACGTCTCGCCGGCTCGAAGCTCGCCAATCCGTTCAAAACGAGGTACTTTTGGTTGTCGCAAATCGCTCTGGCGTACGGAAAAACGGACAAGGATGAA aggagaaaatcgattgATATTCAGAGCGTTTGTGCCGTAGAACGgctcgacgcgacggcgttgaATCGTAAACACGTCATTCAAGTTCTCGAAAAAAATCCGTCTGATTCCGCCGTCACGAAAACGatttgcattcaaatgaag gacGTGAACGAGTTGAATGAATGGCTGTCTGCAATTCGAAAGGCGTGCTTGCTCAATAGAAAAATGCTGGAATTCTATCATCCAGGTTTGTATCGCAACAATAAGTGGAGCTGTTGTCGAGAGGCCATCAAAGGAA TTCGCGGCTGCAGTCGCGTTCACTCGGCTGTCCTCAGTGACTGGAGAGACCCGCTTGATCCAGAAGCCGAATTAGAATTAATCTATTTGCAGTTACGATTCGGCGTAGAAGTGGCCGAGAAAAAATGCTCGGACGCCGAACCGGCCGTTCGAGACGTCGTTCAGGTCGTTCGCGATTTGGAAGGAGAGCACAGGAAGCAGAAAGCTCGATCCGGCGGCAGCATTGCCGTCGAGAACGCGTATGGGCTATAg
- the LOC136186962 gene encoding uncharacterized protein: protein MSASVHKSGLQEILSEIRVVVAPEPFRRFLIVLRCAVRRVLERSSGVGVHSINPREMNFAAADYETVKVRELVLLLGYERAPGSEFSGYGQRNFDLAMVDVHSSRPALEAFCELADDIISTLSCSTVDDLKRTEMSVALMCAHLAYNFHVRLELFCLTTPFEIIEVTEGDILASIDCIDYLADQLKLVESSSSALNMWGATKSAVREYLSSQGNRSGFRELRDLFQETSSQFVYEMTHRWERSFIFFMLHLHNVCVLAANVQIGGRMAPENVTNFMDNFSGLSSNFMSVRYRATCEDVLHSMMTLCNETLTSEEAGSIAKKVIWLTRNFIYEVDANHGERLRNQRSEPPPMTIGMDNYNTLDLESPFAERRGPPGEATPVRESDIEQSGVEGPEQRDVEESGQSDVEVPEHVDIDVLEQMLEEASTKADFLAVQDRVERLRREWERQLEKLFDELTQMYSSLRDTTIPFIVESMRTAIAEKRAKEREIDDQIAKLDYIGWQVEDHLKQLEQQPRLDYLEVSEVDFILKRTLQRKAKDSASLAELLQKMGDSVSDSTLMRICEETGIVYDVNARRKIIEKLREI, encoded by the exons ATGTCTGCATCGGTTCATAAGAGCGGTCTACAAGAGATTTTG TCCGAAATCAGAGTTGTCGTGGCCCCCGAACCATTTCGCAGGTTCCTGATTGTGCTTCGATGTGCTGTCCGGCGCGTCTTGGAGCGTTCGTCCGGCGTCGGCGTGCACTCCATCAACCCGC GCGAAATGAACTTCGCGGCAGCCGATTACGAGACGGTCAAAGTCAGAGAgcttgttcttcttctcggcTATGAGAGGGCGCCG GGGAGCGAGTTTAGCGGCTACGGTCAAAGAAACTTCGATCTCGCGATGGTCGACGTTCATTCGAGTCGGCCAGCTCTCGAAGCCTTTTGCGAGCTGGCCGACGATATCATTTCAACGCTATCTTGCTCTACAGTAGATGACCTCAAAAGAACAG AAATGTCTGTGGCACTCATGTGTGCTCATCTCGCCTATAATTTTCACGTACGACTGGAACTCTTTTGtctgacgacgccgtttgaAATCATAGAAGTGACCGAAGGAGACATACTCGCGTCGATTGACTGCATTGACTACTTGGCCGATCAGCTCAAGTTGGTCGAATCGAGCAGCAGCGCTCTGAATATGTGGGGAGCCACTAAGAGCGCGGTACGCGAGTATTTATCGAGTCAGGGCAATCGTTCGGGATTCCGAGAACTCAGAGACCTCTTTCAAGAAACGTCGAGTCAATTTGTGTACGAAATGACTCATCGGTGGGAACGATCTTTTATATTCTTTATGCTTCATCTGCACAACGTATGCGTATTAGCCGCAAATGTGCAGATTGGTGGAAGAATGGCCCCGGAAAATGTGACTAACTTTATGGACAACTTTTCTGGTTTATCTTCGAATTTCATGTCGGTTCGATATCGAGCAACGTGCGAAGATGTTCTTCATTCTATGATGACTTTGTGTAATGAaactttgacgtcagaagaggCGGGAAGCATCGCTAAGAAAGTTATATGGCTGACTCGAAACTTTATTTATGAAGTAGACGCCAATCACGGAGAAAGActaagaaatcaaagaagcgAACCACCACCGATGACTATTGGAATGGATAACTATAACACTTTAGACCTAGAGAGTCCTTTTGCTGAAAGAAGGGGTCCACCTGGCGAAGCAACGCCTGTAAGAGAAAGTGACATAGAACAAAGTGGCGTTGAAGGGCCAGAACAAAGGGACGTGGAAGAGTCAGGACAAAGTGACGTGGAAGTACCGGAACACGTTGACATAGACGTGCTTGAACAAATGCTAGAAGAAGCTTCTACGAAAGCAGATTTTTTAGCTGTTCAAGATCGGGTTGAAAGACTTAGGCGAGAGTGGGAGCGTCAGCTAGAGAAGTTGTTTGACGAACTCACCCAGATGTATTCTTCTCTGCGAGATACGACAATACCGTTTATTGTTGAAAGTATGAGAACAGCCATAGCTGAAAAAAGGGCCAAAGAAAGGGAAATAGACGACCAAATTGCAAAATTAGACTATATTGGTTGGCAAGTTGAAGATCATCTAAAGCAGCTAGAGCAGCAGCCAAGACTCGATTATCTTGAAGTTTCAGAGGtcgattttattctgaaacGAACTCTacaaagaaaggcgaaagaCAGTGCGTCGCTGGCCGAATTACTACAAAAAATGGGAGATTCTGTCAGCGATTCGACCTTGATGAGAATTTGCGAAGAAACAGGAATTGTCTACGATGTGAatgcaagaagaaaaattataGAGAAATTGAGGGAAATTTGA
- the LOC136186963 gene encoding uncharacterized protein isoform X1, whose translation MASQPSDPSELQQILDSMRSHLPFQLYRLVLKSFRLMAKRTLEERSSPAINTREFILLASSLEYDEVFALLHGVGFQNVEWKENCLTMTDPINRMGDLINLYELLDKDLSSSCSPSVDQLRQMGDNVGLLVAHLSYNYHLRLELYALTFSPEMFPVVTEDIYASIDCIEYLFGRLRIVGRSGETRRLWVQIKQLCEKRLSSSKPNTHIRELNELFIDASRRIATELALRVSYPLVNIFLFLHLVRQSVDVFASGNSMTPENMEGYVNSFYGVPPKSFTPRFTTSVEDVGAIFFDMVASPLSRSRRERLMDLLVWQAFHFMEHYRADGVRPEDAVGELPFVGTGDPLNMAEEILNDGEVSFEPTSTEVDESDDDDDDDDGDEEKEDISEKEKEDLPKEVSGPDVISCSVDELRDLLKSTHSRDDAGKILESVIGLRNMRIERATELKGEIEILISSMADNVPPFLIETLESSIADKRKELDSLERMIAQLDSLRMESQKIFGRLDALSTVDIQSHLKRILEYQTQSHENLFCMRQSAAGIWNPL comes from the exons ATGGCGAGTCAGCCGTCAGATCCAAGCGAACTCCAGCAAATCTTG GATTCAATGAGATCTCATCTTCCGTTTCAACTGTATCGACTCGTTCTGAAGAGCTTTCGTCTGATGGCGAAAAGAACTCTGGAAGAGCGCTCTTCTCCAGCCATTAATACGA GAGAATTCATTTTATTGGCTTCATCTCTTGAATACGACGAAGTTTTTGCGCTTCTTCATGGAGTCGGGTTTCAGAACGTAGAATGG aaagaaaattgttTGACCATGACGGATCCAATTAATCGTATGggcgatttaattaatctttaCGAATTGCTTGATAAGGATTTATCGTCGTCCTGTTCGCCGTCTGTAGATCAGCTTCGACAAATGGGAG ACAATGTTGGTCTGCTTGTTGCTCACCTTTCTTATAACTATCACTTGCGATTGGAACTCTACGCTCTGACTTTTTCGCCGGAAATGTTTCCCGTCGTCACCGAAGACATTTACGCCAGTATCGACTGCATAGAGTACTTGTTTGGCCGATTGAGAATAGTCggacgaagcggcgaaacACGTCGACTTTGGGTTCAAATCAAACAGCTGTGCGAAAAACGTCTATCGAGCTCCAAGCCCAATACCCACATACGAGAACTGAACGAGCTCTTTATCGACGCGTCTAGACGAATTGCAACGGAATTGGCGCTCCGAGTTTCATATCCACTtgtcaatatttttcttttcttgcatCTCGTTCGACAGAGCGTGGACGTGTTTGCGTCGGGAAATAGTATGACCCCGGAAAATATGGAGGGCTACGTGAATTCGTTTTACGGTGTGCCGCCGAAGAGTTTTACGCCTCGATTCACCACTAGCGTGGAGGACGTTGgcgcgattttttttgacaTGGTTGCTTCGCCGCTCTCGCGCAGTAGGAGGGAACGTTTGATGGATTTGCTCGTTTGGCAGGCTTTTCATTTTATGGAACATTATCGAGCGGATGGGGTTCGTCCGGAAGACGCCGTCGGGGAATTGCCGTTTGTGGGCACTGGTGATCCGTTGAATATGGCGGAAGAAATTTTAAATGATGGGGAAGTCAGTTTTGAGCCCACGAGTACTGAAGTCGACGagagtgacgacgacgacgacgatgatgatggtgatgaagaaaaagaggatattagtgaaaaagaaaaggaggatTTACCTAAAGAGGTGTCAGGACCTGATGTCATCAGTTGTAGTGTTGATGAATTGAGGGATCTTTTGAAGTCAACTCACTCGCGTGACGACGCAGGGAAAATTTTGGAAAGTGTCATTGGTCTCAGAAACATGAGAATAGAGAGAGCCACGGAATTGAAAGgagaaatagaaatattAATATCAAGCATGGCTGACAACGTGCCACCTTTTCTGATAGAAACACTGGAAAGTAGCATAGCGGACAAGAGAAAAGAGTTGGACAGTCTCGAGAGAATGATTGCTCAACTGGACTCTCTCCGGATGGAAAGCCAGAAAATATTTGGACGACTTGACGCCTTATCCACAGTTGACATCCAAAGCCATCTCAAACGTATTCTAGAATATCAAACTCAAAGTCATGAGAATTTGTTTTGCATGCGACAATCGGCTGCTGGCATTTGGAACCCTCTATAG
- the LOC136186963 gene encoding uncharacterized protein isoform X2: MASQPSDPSELQQILDSMRSHLPFQLYRLVLKSFRLMAKRTLEERSSPAINTKFILLASSLEYDEVFALLHGVGFQNVEWKENCLTMTDPINRMGDLINLYELLDKDLSSSCSPSVDQLRQMGDNVGLLVAHLSYNYHLRLELYALTFSPEMFPVVTEDIYASIDCIEYLFGRLRIVGRSGETRRLWVQIKQLCEKRLSSSKPNTHIRELNELFIDASRRIATELALRVSYPLVNIFLFLHLVRQSVDVFASGNSMTPENMEGYVNSFYGVPPKSFTPRFTTSVEDVGAIFFDMVASPLSRSRRERLMDLLVWQAFHFMEHYRADGVRPEDAVGELPFVGTGDPLNMAEEILNDGEVSFEPTSTEVDESDDDDDDDDGDEEKEDISEKEKEDLPKEVSGPDVISCSVDELRDLLKSTHSRDDAGKILESVIGLRNMRIERATELKGEIEILISSMADNVPPFLIETLESSIADKRKELDSLERMIAQLDSLRMESQKIFGRLDALSTVDIQSHLKRILEYQTQSHENLFCMRQSAAGIWNPL, from the exons ATGGCGAGTCAGCCGTCAGATCCAAGCGAACTCCAGCAAATCTTG GATTCAATGAGATCTCATCTTCCGTTTCAACTGTATCGACTCGTTCTGAAGAGCTTTCGTCTGATGGCGAAAAGAACTCTGGAAGAGCGCTCTTCTCCAGCCATTAATACGA AATTCATTTTATTGGCTTCATCTCTTGAATACGACGAAGTTTTTGCGCTTCTTCATGGAGTCGGGTTTCAGAACGTAGAATGG aaagaaaattgttTGACCATGACGGATCCAATTAATCGTATGggcgatttaattaatctttaCGAATTGCTTGATAAGGATTTATCGTCGTCCTGTTCGCCGTCTGTAGATCAGCTTCGACAAATGGGAG ACAATGTTGGTCTGCTTGTTGCTCACCTTTCTTATAACTATCACTTGCGATTGGAACTCTACGCTCTGACTTTTTCGCCGGAAATGTTTCCCGTCGTCACCGAAGACATTTACGCCAGTATCGACTGCATAGAGTACTTGTTTGGCCGATTGAGAATAGTCggacgaagcggcgaaacACGTCGACTTTGGGTTCAAATCAAACAGCTGTGCGAAAAACGTCTATCGAGCTCCAAGCCCAATACCCACATACGAGAACTGAACGAGCTCTTTATCGACGCGTCTAGACGAATTGCAACGGAATTGGCGCTCCGAGTTTCATATCCACTtgtcaatatttttcttttcttgcatCTCGTTCGACAGAGCGTGGACGTGTTTGCGTCGGGAAATAGTATGACCCCGGAAAATATGGAGGGCTACGTGAATTCGTTTTACGGTGTGCCGCCGAAGAGTTTTACGCCTCGATTCACCACTAGCGTGGAGGACGTTGgcgcgattttttttgacaTGGTTGCTTCGCCGCTCTCGCGCAGTAGGAGGGAACGTTTGATGGATTTGCTCGTTTGGCAGGCTTTTCATTTTATGGAACATTATCGAGCGGATGGGGTTCGTCCGGAAGACGCCGTCGGGGAATTGCCGTTTGTGGGCACTGGTGATCCGTTGAATATGGCGGAAGAAATTTTAAATGATGGGGAAGTCAGTTTTGAGCCCACGAGTACTGAAGTCGACGagagtgacgacgacgacgacgatgatgatggtgatgaagaaaaagaggatattagtgaaaaagaaaaggaggatTTACCTAAAGAGGTGTCAGGACCTGATGTCATCAGTTGTAGTGTTGATGAATTGAGGGATCTTTTGAAGTCAACTCACTCGCGTGACGACGCAGGGAAAATTTTGGAAAGTGTCATTGGTCTCAGAAACATGAGAATAGAGAGAGCCACGGAATTGAAAGgagaaatagaaatattAATATCAAGCATGGCTGACAACGTGCCACCTTTTCTGATAGAAACACTGGAAAGTAGCATAGCGGACAAGAGAAAAGAGTTGGACAGTCTCGAGAGAATGATTGCTCAACTGGACTCTCTCCGGATGGAAAGCCAGAAAATATTTGGACGACTTGACGCCTTATCCACAGTTGACATCCAAAGCCATCTCAAACGTATTCTAGAATATCAAACTCAAAGTCATGAGAATTTGTTTTGCATGCGACAATCGGCTGCTGGCATTTGGAACCCTCTATAG
- the LOC136186974 gene encoding uncharacterized protein produces MDLGTPRNPWGAEKYPGVDVGSMEKILGLARRAGHLPPASQPRLDDEEISKAKSSSERLISQLKTITGLRKEINRLQLEIQASTQETSTSDVTHARALQQRAAQVEDLAKHFSSILQQKDELLNRLTEPFAGEHIQSAASHHKFITAMFADMPPSLLALPQNIDDVTWASELSESAEVEPPSKLDSLSKTVAQCQEQFHLLLRFREAMDHAATKLHVEKSK; encoded by the exons ATGGATCTCGGAACGCCGAGAAATCCTTGGGGAGCGGAAAAGTAtcccggcgtcgacgttggctCTATGGAAAAGATTCTTGGGCTTGCACGCCGAGCCGGGCACCTTCCACCCGCAAGTCAGccgcgtctcgacgacgaagagataTCCAAggccaaatcgtcgtcagaaCGACTGATCAGTCAATTGAAAACAATCACAGGCCTGAGAAAGGAAATAAATCGGCTTCAATTAGAGATTCAAGCGTCAACACAAGAAACTTCGACTTCTGACGTAACTCACGCTAGGGCACTCCAACAAAGAGCCGCGCAGGTCGAAGATCTCGCCAAGCACTTTTCGTCGATACTGCAACAGAAGGACGAGCTACTGAATCGACTCACAGAGCCGTTTGCGGGCGAACACATCCAATCCGCAGCATCCCACCACAAATTCATTACCGCG atgTTTGCCGATATGCCACCGTCGCTGCTTGCGCTTCCCCAAAacattgatgacgtcacttgggCTTCAGAACTGTCAGAATCTGCAGAAGTTGAACCGCCCTCAAAGCTCGACTCACTGTCGAAAACGGTAGCACAGTGTCAGGAACAGTTTCACTTATTGCTACGCTTTCGCGAAGCCATGGACCATGCGGCAACGAAACTGCACGTAGAGAAAAGCAAATAG